A window of the Gemmatimonadaceae bacterium genome harbors these coding sequences:
- a CDS encoding PIG-L family deacetylase: MRTRSLVLVAALVLAPRILIGQERGAAALGEAVGGLGVSVRVLMIGAHPDDEDTQLITYLAKGRHIETAYLSLTRGDGGQNLIGNELGPLLGMIRTQELLAARRIDGGRQYFTRAYDFGFSKTAAETFKHWPSDSILRDMISVIRAYRPQVVISVWSGTPRDGHGHHQVSGILSREAFDLAGDTVRYPRSATNGMGAWTPTVFYRSARVFGRGADQPMPGTLPIDVGAYDVLEGRTYAAIAAESRSQHRSQGQGNLAPLEPRLDHVRLEVALPPASSRDTTSLFAGMDTSFARFAALPLPPAARAAVDSLDGAGVEIARHLHLIDPSSAVAPIAHYLDLAQRAAAGARGCAAAGMPVPVCAGAMGDFATTMDEQVRRAKRALLLAAGVQLLATSPREVIAIGDRAPITISVVNHGRAPVAYLGRDSSGTYVGPAPQAVAPEALWEQTYDQTMAGEPTMPWWLRYPLAGDMFSLRPPGDLRGTPVPQLLEGEDRVRSSGVRVGLEIAGVHFTYEISPIVRRFADPARGEVERPIALAPAITVLFDREVEYARANTALDRREHLVVRSDASHERRVTVTLALPAGLTADSATRTLTLAPGEDANLYFRLRGTLRPGAHAISASAASDGQTFTLGYVPVEYEHIQPQRYYRQAAVELQAVDVNYARGMAIAYIPGVGDNVEPMLDQLGLRVTTVAPDALPETDLSKFAAVVVGARAFDASDALRANNGRLLKYARNGGTLVEQYEQVVRPGQLPYPITLSRPADRVTEEDAPVTILDPASPILNTPNRITASDFDHWVQERSSYMPHTFDDHYHAILSMHDTGEPPNDAGILVAPLGRGTFVYATLSFFRQLPAGNPGAARLFVNILSANQRAAVGGRKSALPTP; encoded by the coding sequence GTGCGAACTCGGTCCCTTGTTCTCGTCGCAGCACTCGTTCTCGCGCCGCGGATCCTGATCGGTCAGGAGCGCGGCGCCGCCGCGTTGGGCGAGGCCGTGGGCGGCCTGGGCGTCTCGGTGCGCGTCCTCATGATCGGGGCGCATCCCGACGACGAGGATACGCAGTTGATCACCTACCTTGCCAAGGGGCGCCACATCGAGACGGCGTACCTGTCGCTCACGCGGGGCGACGGCGGGCAGAATCTGATCGGTAACGAACTGGGGCCGCTGCTGGGCATGATCCGCACGCAGGAACTGCTCGCGGCGCGGCGCATCGACGGCGGCCGCCAGTACTTCACGCGGGCGTACGACTTCGGGTTCTCGAAGACGGCCGCCGAAACGTTCAAACACTGGCCCAGCGATTCGATCCTCCGCGACATGATCAGCGTGATCCGGGCGTACCGCCCGCAGGTGGTCATCTCGGTATGGTCGGGCACGCCGCGCGACGGGCACGGCCACCACCAGGTGTCGGGCATCCTGTCGCGCGAGGCGTTCGACCTCGCGGGCGACACGGTGCGCTATCCGCGCTCGGCCACCAATGGCATGGGGGCGTGGACGCCGACGGTGTTCTACCGGTCGGCGCGGGTGTTCGGCCGCGGCGCAGATCAGCCGATGCCCGGCACGCTGCCGATCGACGTCGGGGCGTACGACGTGCTCGAGGGCCGCACCTACGCCGCGATCGCCGCCGAGAGTCGGTCGCAGCATCGCTCGCAGGGGCAGGGGAATCTGGCGCCGCTGGAGCCGCGGCTGGATCACGTGCGGCTGGAGGTGGCGCTGCCGCCGGCGTCGAGCCGCGACACGACGTCGTTGTTCGCGGGGATGGACACGAGCTTCGCGCGATTCGCGGCGCTCCCGCTGCCGCCCGCGGCTCGCGCCGCCGTGGATTCGCTGGACGGCGCGGGCGTCGAGATCGCGCGCCATCTGCACCTGATCGACCCGTCGAGCGCGGTGGCGCCGATCGCCCACTACCTCGATCTGGCGCAGCGGGCCGCGGCCGGCGCGCGCGGGTGCGCGGCGGCGGGGATGCCGGTGCCGGTGTGCGCTGGCGCCATGGGCGACTTCGCGACGACGATGGACGAGCAGGTGCGGCGCGCCAAGCGGGCGCTGCTGCTCGCGGCGGGCGTGCAGCTGCTCGCCACGTCGCCAAGGGAAGTGATCGCGATCGGCGACCGCGCGCCGATCACGATCAGCGTCGTGAACCATGGGCGCGCGCCGGTGGCGTACCTGGGGCGCGACAGCAGCGGCACGTACGTGGGGCCGGCCCCGCAGGCGGTGGCACCCGAAGCGCTGTGGGAGCAGACCTACGACCAGACGATGGCCGGCGAGCCGACGATGCCGTGGTGGCTGCGATATCCGCTGGCCGGCGACATGTTCAGCCTGCGCCCGCCGGGCGACCTCCGCGGCACCCCGGTGCCGCAACTGCTCGAAGGCGAGGACCGCGTGCGGAGTTCCGGCGTACGGGTGGGCCTCGAGATCGCGGGCGTGCACTTCACGTACGAGATCTCACCCATCGTGCGCCGGTTCGCCGATCCGGCGCGTGGCGAGGTGGAGCGGCCGATCGCGCTCGCCCCGGCGATCACGGTGCTGTTCGACCGCGAGGTGGAATACGCGCGCGCCAACACCGCGCTCGACCGCCGCGAGCACCTGGTCGTGCGGTCGGACGCGTCGCATGAACGGCGCGTGACGGTCACGCTGGCGCTGCCGGCCGGCCTCACCGCCGACAGCGCCACCCGCACGTTGACGCTGGCGCCGGGTGAGGACGCCAACCTCTACTTCCGCCTGCGCGGCACGCTCCGGCCCGGCGCGCACGCGATCTCGGCGTCGGCCGCGAGCGACGGCCAGACGTTCACGTTGGGGTACGTGCCCGTGGAGTACGAGCACATCCAGCCGCAGCGCTACTACCGGCAGGCGGCGGTGGAGCTGCAGGCCGTGGACGTGAACTACGCGCGCGGGATGGCGATCGCGTACATCCCCGGGGTGGGCGACAACGTGGAGCCGATGCTCGACCAGCTCGGACTGCGCGTGACCACGGTGGCGCCCGACGCGCTGCCGGAGACCGATCTCTCGAAATTCGCCGCGGTGGTGGTGGGCGCGCGGGCGTTCGACGCGAGCGACGCCCTGCGGGCGAACAACGGCCGGCTGCTGAAGTACGCGCGGAACGGCGGCACGCTGGTGGAGCAGTACGAACAGGTGGTGCGACCGGGGCAGCTTCCATATCCGATCACGCTGTCGCGTCCGGCCGACCGCGTGACCGAGGAGGACGCCCCGGTGACGATCCTCGATCCCGCGTCGCCGATTCTCAACACGCCGAACAGGATCACGGCATCGGACTTCGACCACTGGGTGCAGGAGCGGTCGTCGTACATGCCGCACACGTTCGACGATCACTACCATGCGATCCTGTCGATGCACGACACCGGCGAGCCGCCCAACGACGCGGGGATCCTCGTGGCGCCGCTCGGCAGGGGCACGTT